A genomic segment from Nicotiana tabacum cultivar K326 chromosome 9, ASM71507v2, whole genome shotgun sequence encodes:
- the LOC107831587 gene encoding protein argonaute 7-like encodes MEETEESNNRSKKCNSKPRSVKGCANNNNNPHSNSNNNRYIAFGFRSNQNQYQTYPALLPLPPTIPLQVAVAPPFPQNHNFTSRTLLQNQPFLATPSDSQLQNFTASKVLQRQNDVSKQKDLLRVKATTSPESFVVARRPDSGGVEGKVISLLANHFLVKFDPSQKIFHYDVEISPHPSKEVARLIKQKLVEEHSVVLSGALPVYDGGRTIYSPIEFQNNKIECYISLPIPSSGNKSMVKLQKEGQQIKIFRINIKLISKFDGKELSSYLNKEGDGWSPLPQEYLHALDVMLRESPTEKCITAGRSFYSSYMGGEKDIGGGAVALRGFFQSLRPTQQGLALNVDFSVTAFHESIGVIPYLEKRLDFLRDISQRKTKGLIDEEKKEVEKALKNIRVFVCHRETVQRYRICSLTEEVTENLCFQDRDGKILRIVNYFKDHYNYDIQYRNLPCLQISRSKPCYLPMELCMICEGQKFLGKLSDDQTARILKMGCQRPRERKAIIDGVVTGSVGPTSGNHARDFKLQISREMTQLYGRILQPPKLKLGDRGLVRDLIPSRHDRQWNLLDSHVFEGTRVERWALMSFGGTSDQKSNIPKFINQLCQRCEQLGIFLNKNTVLNPQFEPMHLLNNVKHLETKLKKLHRASFNNLQLVICVMERKHKGYADLKRIAETNIGVVTQCCLYPNLGKHSSQFLANLALKINAKVGGCTVALYNSFPSQIPRLFKHDGPAIFMGADVTHPHPLDDSSPSVAAVVGSVNWPAANKYVSRMRSQTHRQEIIQDLSTMLGEILDDFYEELLKLPERIIFFRDGVSETQFLKVLKEELQAIRVACSRFPGYKPPITFVVVQKRHHTRLFPCELDPSSTRNQFFNENIAPGTVVDSVITHPREFDFYLCSHWGVKGTSRPIHYHVLWDENQFTSDELQKLVYNLCYTFVRCTKPISLVPPAYYAHLAAYRGRLYLERSDSATLTRSSNISRPAPPKTTPLPKLTENIKKLMFYC; translated from the exons ATGGAAGAAACTGAAGAGTCAAATAATAGAAGCAAGAAATGCAACTCTAAACCAAGAAGTGTGAAAGGGTgtgctaataataataataatcctcatagtaatagtaataataatcgGTATATTGCTTTTGGTTTTCGTAGTAATCAGAAtcaataccaaacttacccagcTCTACTTCCTCTGCCTCCTACAATACCTCTGCAAGTGGCTGTTGCTCCACCTTTCCCTCAAAATCACAACTTTACATCAAGAACCCTTTTGCAGAATCAGCCATTTCTTGCCACCCCTTCTGATTCCCAACTCCAAAACTTTACAG CCTCAAAGGTGCTGCAAAGGCAAAATGATGTGTCCAAACAGAAGGATTTATTGAGGGTCAAGGCTACTACCAGTCCAGAATCTTTTGTGGTGGCAAGAAGACCTGATTCTGGTGGTGTTGAAGGAAAAGTAATCTCTCTTCTTGCTAATCATTTCCTTGTCAAATTTGATCCTTCACAGAAGATTTTCCACTATGATGTTGAAATTTCACCTCATCCATCTAAGGAAGTTGCTAGGCTAATCAAACAAAAACTTGTAGAGGAACATTCTGTTGTGTTATCAGGTGCTCTTcctgtttatgatggtggaagaaCTATATATAGCCctattgaatttcaaaataataaGATTGAATGTTACATTAGCCTACCAATTCCTAGTAGTGGCAACAAGTCTATGGTCAAGTTACAAAAAGAGGGACAGCAGATTAAGATTTTTCGCATTAACATTAAACTGATATCTAAATTTGATGGGAAAGAACTAAGTAGCTACTTGAATAAAGAAGGGGATGGTTGGAGTCCACTTCCTCAGGAATATCTTCATGCATTAGATGTTATGTTGCGCGAAAGTCCGACAGAGAAGTGTATAACAGCAGGGAGATCATTTTATTCGAGTTATATGGGAGGAGAAAAAGATATTGGTGGCGGAGCGGTGGCGTTAAGGGGGTTCTTTCAGAGTCTTAGACCAACACAACAAGGGCTTGCTCTCAATGTTGATTTCTCAGTGACTGCTTTCCATGAGAGTATTGGAGTGATCCCTTACTTGGAGAAGCGCCTCGACTTTCTCCGCGACATTTCTCAGAGGAAAACAAAAGGCTTGATAGATGAAGAGAAGAAAGAGGTAGAGAAAGCATTAAAGAACATAAGGGTGTTTGTTTGTCACAGAGAGACGGTTCAGAGATATCGTATTTGTAGCTTAACTGAGGAAGTTACGGAAAACCTCTGCTTTCAGGATAGGGATGGTAAAATTCTAAGAATAGTAAACTACTTCAAGGATCATTATAACTATGACATACAATATAGGAACTTGCCGTGCTTGCAGATTAGCAGAagtaaaccttgttatcttcctATGGAACTTTGTATGATTTGTGAAGGACAGAAGTTTCTTGGGAAGCTTTCTGATGATCAGACTGCAAGAATACTCAAAATGGGATGTCAAAGGCCAAGGGAAAGAAAGGCGATTATAGATGGAGTCGTGACAGGATCGGTTGGACCAACAAG TGGAAATCACGCTAGGGACTTCAAGCTCCAAATTTCAAGAGAAATGACTCAATTGTATGGTAGAATTCTTCAGCCTCCTAAGCTTAAACTAGGCGACCGCGGTCTGGTTAGAGATCTTATTCCTTCCCGTCATGATAGACAGTGGAATCTTCTGGACAGCCATGTATTCGAAGGTACTCGAGTTGAGAGATGGGCGCTAATGAGTTTTGGTGGAACCTCTGATCAGAAGTCCAACATACCAAAATTCATAAACCAGTTATGTCAAAGGTGTGAGCAATTGGGCATTTTCCTTAACAAGAATACAGTGCTTAACCCCCAGTTTGAACCCATGCATTTGCTCAACAATGTAAAACACCTAGAAACCAAACTCAAGAAGCTGCATAGAGCTTCATTTAACAATCTCCAACTTGTTATTTGTGTGATGGAGAGAAAACACAAAGGATACGCCGACTTGAAAAGAATCGCTGAGACAAACATCGGGGTTGTAACCCAATGCTGTTTGTACCCAAACCTTGGCAAACATAGCTCACAGTTTTTAGCAAATTTGGCTCTCAAGATCAATGCCAAAGTTGGGGGATGCACAGTTGCATTGTACAACTCATTTCCTTCTCAAATACCACGGCTCTTCAAACACGATGGTCCGGCTATTTTTATGGGTGCGGACGTGACTCATCCGCATCCGCTTGATGATTCTAGCCCCTCGGTTGCTGCTGTAGTTGGTAGTGTGAATTGGCCAGCAGCCAACAAGTATGTCTCAAGAATGAGGTCCCAAACACATAGGCAGGAGATTATTCAAGATCTCAGCACAATGCTCGGGGAgattcttgatgatttctacgaGGAGCTACTAAAACTCCCCGAGCGAATAATCTTCTTCAGGGATGGAGTAAGTGAAACTCAGTTCTTGAAAGTACTTAAAGAGGAGCTACAGGCTATTCGTGTAGCATGTTCGAGATTTCCAGGTTACAAACCTCCCATTACTTTCGTGGTCGTTCAAAAGAGGCATCATACTCGGCTATTTCCATGTGAACTTGATCCGTCGTCAACTAGAAACCAGTTCTTTAATGAAAACATCGCACCAGGTACAGTTGTAGATAGTGTGATCACACATCCAAGAGAATTTGACTTCTATCTGTGCAGTCATTGGGGTGTAAAAGGAACAAGCAGGCCAATTCATTACCATGTTTTATGGGATGAAAACCAGTTCACTTCTGATGAACTACAAAAGTTGGTTTACAACCTTTGCTACACATTTGTGAGATGCACCAAGCCTATTTCACTGGTGCCTCCAGCTTACTATGCCCATCTTGCTGCATACAGAGGTAGACTGTATCTCGAGCGTTCGGACTCGGCTACTCTAACAAGAAGTTCTAACATCTCTCGACCTGCACCACCAAAGACAACTCCTTTGCCTAAACTCACTGAGAATATTAAAAAGCTTATGTTTTACTGTTGA